One stretch of Punica granatum isolate Tunisia-2019 chromosome 5, ASM765513v2, whole genome shotgun sequence DNA includes these proteins:
- the LOC116208662 gene encoding uncharacterized protein LOC116208662 isoform X2, which translates to MQVSDQIEVGTCLCGDEMTSREEEGDEGVRLIECLRGRLLAERQASRAAKEEAELMGKRLVELETRLREENGLRDRAEKKLNFLKKKLECFKTSPLMERSEQSIGSCQASCRLSSTASLEANEEMAPYVTHNHLLDAAEDDRHRGTGEKFGPVNSELPDSGSSSASSTSAVTTLQVAPYHIKELMNRVDRDGGKTFYSEQRHFILATSNSYYC; encoded by the exons ATGCAAGTTAGTGATCAGATTGAAGTAGGAACATGTCTATGCGG TGACGAGATGACGTCtagagaggaagaaggagatgaaggCGTGAGGCTCATAGAGTGCCTCAGAGGAAGATTGCTTGCAGAGAGGCAAGCATCCAGAGCTGCGAAAGAGGAAGCAGAGCTCATGGGTAAAAGG TTGGTAGAGCTAGAGACGAGACTCAGAGAAGAGAACGGACTGAGGGACAGAGCTGAAAAGAAGCTCAATTTCCTAAAGAAGAAGCTCGAATGCTTCAAGACTTCACCATTAATGGAGAGATCAGAGCAATCAATTGGGAGCTGTCAAGCTTCCTGCAGATTGTCATCCACTGCAAGTTTGGAAGCAAACGAAGAAATGGCACCGTATGTGACGCACAATCATCTTCTTGATGCTGCTGAAGATGACCGCCATCGAGGTACTGGAGAGAAGTTTGGTCCAGTCAATTCTGAACTTCCAGACAGTGGCTCGAG CTCTGCGTCAAGCACAAGTGCGGTCACAACATTGCAAGTGGCACCATATCATATAAAGGAGCTGATGAACAGAGTGGACAGAGATGGTGGCAAAACGTTTTACAGCGAGCAGAGGCATTTCATTTTAGCTACTTCAAACTCTTACTATTGCTAA
- the LOC116208662 gene encoding uncharacterized protein LOC116208662 isoform X1, producing MQVSDQIEVGTCLCGSDEMTSREEEGDEGVRLIECLRGRLLAERQASRAAKEEAELMGKRLVELETRLREENGLRDRAEKKLNFLKKKLECFKTSPLMERSEQSIGSCQASCRLSSTASLEANEEMAPYVTHNHLLDAAEDDRHRGTGEKFGPVNSELPDSGSSSASSTSAVTTLQVAPYHIKELMNRVDRDGGKTFYSEQRHFILATSNSYYC from the exons ATGCAAGTTAGTGATCAGATTGAAGTAGGAACATGTCTATGCGG CAGTGACGAGATGACGTCtagagaggaagaaggagatgaaggCGTGAGGCTCATAGAGTGCCTCAGAGGAAGATTGCTTGCAGAGAGGCAAGCATCCAGAGCTGCGAAAGAGGAAGCAGAGCTCATGGGTAAAAGG TTGGTAGAGCTAGAGACGAGACTCAGAGAAGAGAACGGACTGAGGGACAGAGCTGAAAAGAAGCTCAATTTCCTAAAGAAGAAGCTCGAATGCTTCAAGACTTCACCATTAATGGAGAGATCAGAGCAATCAATTGGGAGCTGTCAAGCTTCCTGCAGATTGTCATCCACTGCAAGTTTGGAAGCAAACGAAGAAATGGCACCGTATGTGACGCACAATCATCTTCTTGATGCTGCTGAAGATGACCGCCATCGAGGTACTGGAGAGAAGTTTGGTCCAGTCAATTCTGAACTTCCAGACAGTGGCTCGAG CTCTGCGTCAAGCACAAGTGCGGTCACAACATTGCAAGTGGCACCATATCATATAAAGGAGCTGATGAACAGAGTGGACAGAGATGGTGGCAAAACGTTTTACAGCGAGCAGAGGCATTTCATTTTAGCTACTTCAAACTCTTACTATTGCTAA
- the LOC116208662 gene encoding uncharacterized protein LOC116208662 isoform X3 translates to MQVSDQIEVGTCLCGSDEMTSREEEGDEGVRLIECLRGRLLAERQASRAAKEEAELMGKRLVELETRLREENGLRDRAEKKLNFLKKKLECFKTSPLMERSEQSIGSCQASCRLSSTASLEANEEMAPYVTHNHLLDAAEDDRHRGTGEKFGPVNSELPDSGSSPAALRQAQVRSQHCKWHHII, encoded by the exons ATGCAAGTTAGTGATCAGATTGAAGTAGGAACATGTCTATGCGG CAGTGACGAGATGACGTCtagagaggaagaaggagatgaaggCGTGAGGCTCATAGAGTGCCTCAGAGGAAGATTGCTTGCAGAGAGGCAAGCATCCAGAGCTGCGAAAGAGGAAGCAGAGCTCATGGGTAAAAGG TTGGTAGAGCTAGAGACGAGACTCAGAGAAGAGAACGGACTGAGGGACAGAGCTGAAAAGAAGCTCAATTTCCTAAAGAAGAAGCTCGAATGCTTCAAGACTTCACCATTAATGGAGAGATCAGAGCAATCAATTGGGAGCTGTCAAGCTTCCTGCAGATTGTCATCCACTGCAAGTTTGGAAGCAAACGAAGAAATGGCACCGTATGTGACGCACAATCATCTTCTTGATGCTGCTGAAGATGACCGCCATCGAGGTACTGGAGAGAAGTTTGGTCCAGTCAATTCTGAACTTCCAGACAGTGGCTCGAG TCCCGCAGCTCTGCGTCAAGCACAAGTGCGGTCACAACATTGCAAGTGGCACCATATCATATAA
- the LOC116206696 gene encoding uncharacterized protein LOC116206696 produces the protein MEKLNQLRNLLRPTSTLLAGAGGEPCRGLATFLREPRRRFSTESEQREDATVDNFFETPDTGAAYRKLLGITKQTLKSDVINLLDECKLSLDDIRVNYDRSFAPIGMLVQFRSRHEIDRAFKLINRKGRLHKLERVDRSQWEFTTNYDGKTLLLQGLPRQAIPEDIERFLSGCQYDPSSIQLFYRQGFPDPIRMATVSFPSRAQAMNAFIAKNRGFCLNNQISVRVLQ, from the exons ATGGAGAAACTGAACCAGCTCCGGAACCTATTGAGGCCCACCTCCACTCTGCTAGCAGGTGCAGGCGGCGAGCCGTGCCGAGGCCTCGCTACGTTCCTCCGAGAGCCGCGGCGGCGCTTCTCGACTGAGTCGGAGCAGCGTGAGGATGCGACGGTGGATAATTTCTTCGAGACTCCGGACACAG GTGCGGCTTACAGGAAGTTGTTGGGAATCACGAAGCAAACTCTGAAATCCGATGTCATCAACCTGCTTGATGAGTGTAAATTGAGCCTCGATGATATTAGAGTGAATTACGACCGCTCGTTTGCGCCAATTGGAAT GTTAGTACAGTTCCGCTCTCGGCATGAAATTGATCGGGCTTTTAAGCTGATTAACAGGAAAGGTCGTTTGCACAAGTTGGAAAGG GTGGATCGTTCCCAGTGGGAGTTTACGACAAACTATGATGGGAAAACT CTTTTACTGCAAGGATTACCTCGACAAGCCATCCCCGAAGACATTGAACGCTTCCTATCTGGGTGCCAATACGATCCATCCTCCATTCAGTTGTTTTACAG GCAAGGATTCCCGGATCCAATTAGAATGGCGACTGTGAGCTTCCCTTCACGGGCTCAAGCAATGAATGCTTTCATTGCAAAGAACCGAGGTTTCTGCCTGAATAATCAGATCTCAGTGCGAGTTCTACAGTAA
- the LOC116209553 gene encoding protein ALUMINUM SENSITIVE 3, with protein MDFGWMFEFLKGMLKPVAALAVVAMAVALSYAQRLGLEWEMAYSISRAFLQLSVIGFVLQFIFSRENNVWIVLAYLFMVSVAGHTAGQRAKHVPRGKYVAGVSILAGTAITMFLLVILNVFPFTPRYIIPVAGMMVGNAMTVTGVTMKRLRDDIKVQINLVETALALGATPRQATLQQVKRALVIALSPVLDNAKTVGLISLPGAMTGLIMGGASPLEAIQLQIVVMNMLVGASTVSSIMSTYLSWPSFFTKAYQLETKVFAS; from the exons ATGGATTTCGGGTGGATGTTTGAGTTCTTGAAGGGGATGCTAAAGCCGGTGGCGGCCCTGGCGGTGGTGGCCATGGCCGTGGCCCTGTCATATGCGCAGAGGCTCGGGCTCGAGTGGGAGATGGCCTACTCCATCTCCCGCGCTTTCCTTCAGCTCTCCGTCATTGGGTTCGTCCTGCAATTCATCTTCAGTCGGGAGAACAACGTGTGGATAGTTCTTGCTTACCTCTTCATG GTCTCAGTCGCTGGTCATACTGCTGGTCAGCGAGCTAAACACGTCCCTAGAGGGAAGTATGTCGCCGGAGTTTCTATACTGGCTGGAACAGCGATAACGATGTTCCTTCTGGTCATACTGAACGTGTTTCCTTTCACTCCTCGTTACATCATTCCCGTTGCCGGGATGATGGTTGGGAATGCGATGACCGTCACCGGAGTCACCATGAAGAGACTCAGAGATGACATCAAAGTCCAGATTAATTTG GTGGAGACAGCACTTGCACTGGGGGCGACCCCGCGCCAGGCGACACTGCAACAGGTCAAGAGGGCTCTGGTGATCGCGCTCTCTCCGGTGCTCGACAATGCGAAGACTGTGGGTCTGATTTCACTCCCGGGTGCCATGACCGGGTTGATAATGGGAGGGGCCTCTCCTTTGGAAGCTATTCAACTTCAAATCGTGGTAATGAACATGCTTGTAGGCGCATCCACCGTTAGTAGCATCATGTCCACCTACCTTTCTTGGCCCAGTTTCTTCACTAAGGCTTACCAATTAGAAACCAAAGTCTTTGCGTCGTGA
- the LOC116209554 gene encoding pathogenesis-related protein 1B-like, whose amino-acid sequence MAHSMPIISLVEVIILVSIVSACTVHARGVNRAGAGGVAFHATGKGHAADGTTAGAGVSHGISDALTGASQGGNNAEVSVSPGNNGASVGVTSGSNPSASTPMPHRGITSPVPGVPVARAVEFLGAHNEVRASLNEPPLQWDNGLAQYARGFAAKRALDCKMLHSYGPYGENIFWGEKDVWTPTQVVESWVSEDKYYDKTNNVCAPGQMCGHYTQVAWLDTTKVGCAIVTCLNGGSYAICNYDPPGNYVNESPFKHFQG is encoded by the coding sequence ATGGCACACTCGATGCCGATAATTTCCCTTGTCGAGGTCATCATTCTCGTCTCCATTGTCTCTGCCTGCACCGTCCATGCGCGGGGAGTTAACAGGGCTGGGGCAGGGGGCGTTGCTTTCCACGCAACCGGAAAGGGGCACGCAGCCGATGGGACCACTGCCGGCGCCGGTGTTTCTCACGGCATTAGCGATGCGCTGACCGGTGCTTCTCAGGGCGGTAACAACGCGGAGGTCAGTGTTTCTCCTGGCAATAATGGGGCAAGTGTTGGTGTTACATCAGGGTCGAACCCGAGCGCAAGCACGCCCATGCCTCATCGTGGAATTACCAGTCCCGTGCCGGGAGTCCCAGTGGCAAGGGCAGTGGAGTTCCTGGGAGCTCACAACGAGGTCAGGGCCTCTTTAAATGAACCCCCTCTCCAATGGGACAATGGCCTAGCCCAGTATGCCCGCGGCTTCGCAGCCAAGCGTGCCTTGGACTGCAAGATGCTCCACTCTTATGGGCCCTACGGGGAGAACATATTCTGGGGCGAGAAGGATGTCTGGACGCCGACTCAAGTGGTGGAATCCTGGGTCAGCGAAGACAAATACTACGATAAGACCAACAACGTGTGTGCCCCGGGCCAGATGTGCGGGCACTACACCCAGGTGGCCTGGCTTGACACCACCAAGGTAGGCTGTGCGATAGTCACGTGCCTCAATGGCGGCTCGTATGCAATCTGTAATTATGACCCGCCTGGCAATTACGTGAATGAGAGTCCTTTCAAACACTTCCAGGGATAA
- the LOC116209555 gene encoding uncharacterized protein LOC116209555 codes for MIARFSSASLCFWILLSCFPGQLLSADVTLDSVSIFKTHEWFIAKPTVYFQCKGENKTVLPDVKEAHVIYEFKGQESWQPLTNFSSEKCKRCGFYEEDTVNSDDVFEEWEFCPSDFSGSDGRYTRINDKEFNATFHCPECVHLSADSNSAPAAHKEKKGMHAALIIAITVIVFIIFILVLVAAYKYWLKKKREQEQARFLKLFEDGDDIEDELELGNVL; via the exons ATGATAGCTCGATTTTCATCCGCTTCTCTGTGTTTCTGGATCCTCTTGAGCTGCTTTCCAG GGCAGCTGTTATCTGCAGACGTAACACTCGATTCAGTTTCGATCTTTAAGACTCATGAGTGGTTCATAGCTAAACCCACAGTTTATTTCCAATGCAAAGGGGAGAACAAGACAGTGTTGCCCGATGTGAAGGAAGCGCATGTCATATACGAATTTAAGGGTCAAGAATCTTGGCAG CCTCTCACAAACTTTTCGAGTGAAAAATGCAAACGATGTGGGTTTTATGAGGAGGACACTGTAAACTCAGATGATGTATTTGAAGAGTGGGAGTTTTGTCCTTCAGACTTTTCTGGATCTGATGGAAGATATACTCGAATCAATGATAAGGAATTCAATGCTACATTTCATTGTCCGGAGTGCGTACATCTTTCCGCAG ATTCCAATTCTGCTCCTGCTGCtcataaggaaaaaaaggggatGCATGCTGCTCTCATCATTGCAATAACCGTCATTGTGTTCATTATTTTCATCCTTGTTTTGGTGGCTGCTTACAAGTACTGGctaaagaagaagagggagcAAGAGCAGGCTCGTTTCCTGAAACTATTCGAAGATGGTGATGATATTGAGGATGAACTTGAACTTGGCAATGTATTATGA
- the LOC116209556 gene encoding uncharacterized protein LOC116209556, with protein sequence MSSVCISNCVRDTRAPLRATYVNLYKWPESDAEFMRSMSFSSERSGGGPDVSRWPAATAPPRVVDSISCRQMYLRSYPFSREEELTDRKAVCFGGGGKRRKRGGGGGREREKRRRRRRPCLALRKVKDMSLGALFRIFHRLLSCSASVDVVD encoded by the coding sequence atgagCTCCGTATGCATATCGAACTGTGTTCGGGATACACGCGCCCCATTACGAGCCACATACGTGAACCTCTACAAGTGGCCGGAGTCTGATGCCGAGTTCATGAGGTCCATGAGCTTCTCCAGCGAACGCTCGGGAGGAGGGCCAGATGTATCACGGTGGCCTGCTGCCACCGCTCCTCCACGGGTCGTGGACAGCATCTCATGCAGGCAGATGTACCTGAGGAGCTACCCGTTTTCAAGAGAGGAGGAGTTGACCGACCGGAAGGCAGTGTGCTTCGGAGggggaggaaaaagaagaaaaagaggaggCGGCGGTGGtagggagagggagaagaggcGTCGAAGGAGGAGGCCGTGCTTAGCGCTGAGGAAGGTTAAGGACATGTCTTTGGGCGCCCTGTTTAGGATCTTCCACAGGTTGCTATCTTGCTCTGCCTCTGTAGACGTTGTGGATTAG
- the LOC116209552 gene encoding protein CANDIDATE G-PROTEIN COUPLED RECEPTOR 7-like has translation MSRSILLLLLLALMSMLAPSSAEIKTLTISSDARPMILFEKFGFTHTGHVTISISAVSVASALTTPDPSRLGFFLLSEESLLQVLIEMQQSAQFCVLDSHYIISLFTFRDLSPPPHASFNQSYPVTSPNEYSLFFANCNPESRVSMNVRTELYNLDRDGSKDFLSAGRTQLPTLFFLFSLAYLGFLGFWIYLCHQNRRSVHRIHLLMAGLLLMKALNLIFGAEDKHYVKVTGTPHGWDVLFYIFQFIRVVLLFTVIVLIGTGWSFLKPFLQEKEKKVLMIVIPLQVLANIASIVIGETGPFIKDWVTWNQVFLLVDIICCCAIIFPIVWSIRSLKETSKTDGKAARNLAKLQLFRQFYIVVIGYLYFTRIVVFALRTIAAYKYQWVSNAAEEIASLAFYIVMFYMFKPVERNEYFILDEEEEKEAEMALRDEEFEL, from the coding sequence ATGTCGAGATcaatcctcctcctcctcctcctggcTCTCATGTCGATGCTCGCCCCCTCCTCGGCGGAGATCAAAACCCTAACCATCTCCTCCGACGCCCGGCCAATGATCCTCTTCGAGAAGTTCGGGTTCACTCACACAGGCCACGTCACCATCTCCATCTCCGCCGTCTCCGTCGCCTCTGCCCTTACCACGCCGGACCCCTCCCGCCTcggcttcttcctcctctcggAGGAATCCCTCCTCCAGGTCCTCATCGAGATGCAGCAGAGCGCGCAGTTCTGCGTCCTCGACTCCCACTacatcatctctctcttcaccTTCCGCGACCTCTCTCCGCCCCCTCACGCCTCCTTCAACCAGTCCTACCCCGTCACCTCCCCCAACGAGTACTCCCTCTTCTTCGCCAACTGCAACCCCGAGAGCCGCGTCTCCATGAACGTCCGCACCGAGCTCTACAACCTCGACCGCGACGGATCTAAGGACTTTCTATCCGCTGGGCGGACCCAGCTCCCcaccctcttcttcctcttctccctcgCCTACCTCGGCTTCCTCGGCTTCTGGATCTACCTTTGCCACCAGAATCGTCGCTCTGTTCACCGGATCCATCTCCTCATGGCCGGGCTCCTCCTCATGAAGGCTCTCAACCTCATCTTCGGCGCCGAGGACAAGCACTATGTCAAGGTCACTGGAACTCCCCACGGGTGGGATGTCCTCTTCTACATCTTCCAGTTCATCCGGGTGGTCCTCCTCTTCACGGTCATCGTCCTTATTGGGACGGGCTGGTCCTTCCTCAAGCCCTTCCTtcaggagaaggagaagaaggtcCTCATGATCGTGATCCCTCTCCAGGTCCTCGCCAACATCGCCTCCATTGTGATCGGCGAGACTGGCCCCTTCATCAAGGACTGGGTTACCTGGAACCAGGTCTTCCTCTTGGTTGACATCATCTGCTGCTGCGCCATCATCTTCCCCATCGTGTGGTCGATTCGGTCTCTCAAAGAGACCTCTAAGACCGATGGGAAGGCTGCGAGGAACCTCGCAAAGCTGCAATTGTTTAGACAGTTCTACATTGTTGTGATCGGGTACTTGTACTTCACAAGGATCGTGGTCTTCGCACTGAGGACGATTGCGGCCTACAAGTACCAGTGGGTGAGCAATGCCGCCGAGGAGATCGCAAGCTTGGCATTTTACATTGTGATGTTCTACATGTTCAAGCCTGTGGAGAGGAATGAGTACTTCATCCtcgacgaggaggaggagaaggaagcTGAAATGGCTCTTAGGGACGAAGAGTTTGAGCTGTAA